Within Raineyella sp. W15-4, the genomic segment GCCCGCGCCCTCGGCGGCCGGGCCCCGATGGACCGGCTGGCCGTCCTCGCCGCGGCGAACGCGGACGGCGCCGTCCGGGTGGACATCCCGGCCGAGACCGAGGTGACCACGCCGGTGATCCTCACCCTCACCGGCACCGGCGCCGAGACGGTCGTCCACGAGCACCTGGTGATCACCGTCGGTCACCACGCCACCGCGACCATCGTCCTGGAGCACCGCGGATCCGCGACGTACGACGCGTACGTCTCGGTCCTGGTCGGCGACGGGGCCACCGTCAACCTGGTCGAGCTGCAGCTGTGGGACGACGACGCGGTGCACACCGGACAGACCTCGGTCCGGGTGGGGCGCGATGCGTCGGTGACCGCGGTGACCGCCACGCTCGGCGGCGACCTGGTCCGGCTCACCCAGACCACCGACTACGCCGGCGTGGGCGGCGAGCTGCACCAGTACGGCGTCTACTTCGCCGACGCCGGCCAGCACCTCGAGCACCGGCTGCTGGTCGACCACGCCACCCCGAAGTCGGTCTCCCGGGTCGACTACCGCGGGGCGCTGCAGGGCGAGGGCGCGCACACCGTGTGGATCGGCGACGTGCTGATCCGCAAGACCGCCGAGGGGATCGACACCTACGAGACGGACCGCAACCTGGTCCTCACCGACGGCTGTCGCGCCGATGCCGTGCCGAACCTGGAGATCGAGACCGGCGAGATCGGCGGGGCGGGGCACTCCGCCACCACCGGCCGGTTCGACGACGAGCAGCTGTTCTACCTGCAGAGTCGCGGCATCCCGGAGGCGGAGGCCCGCCGGCTGGTGGTGTTCGGCTTCTTCACCGAGATCATCACCAAGATCGGCGTTCCCGACATCGAGCAGCGCCTGCTGGCGGCCGTTACCGAGGAGCTCTCGGCGACCGTCGGCGCCCCGGCGCCGGCCGCCCCGGTCCAGGCCTGACCGCACCCTTCCCGACTTCGTCCAACCCAGGAGACCACCCATGGCAACCCTCGAGATCCACGACCTGCACGTCCAGGTGGAGACCGACAACGGCCCCAAGCCCATCCTCAAGGGCGTCGACCTCACCATCCGCTCCGGCCAGACCCACGCGATCATGGGGCCGAACGGCTCCGGCAAGTCGACCCTGGCGTACACCCTGGCAGGGCATCCGAAGTACACCGTCACCGGCGGCACCGTCACCCTCGACGGCGCCGACATCCTGGCGATGAGCACCGACGAGCGGGCCCGCGCCGGCCTGTTCCTGGCCATGCAGTACCCGGTCGAGGTGCCCGGCGTGTCGGTGGCGAACTTCCTGCGCACCGCCAAGACCGCCGTCGACGGCCAGGCGCCGAAGATCCGCACCTGGACCAAGCAGGTCACCGGGGCGCTGGCCCGGATGGACCTGGACGCCAGCTTCGCGCAGCGGTCGGTCAACGAGGGCTTCTCCGGCGGCGAGAAGAAGCGCCACGAGATCGCCCAGCTCGAGCTGCTCAACCCGAAGGTCGCGATCCTCGACGAGACCGACTCCGGCCTCGACATCGACGCGCTGCGCGTCGTCTCCGAGGGGGTCAACCGCTTCATCGCCCAGGGCGACCGTGGTGTGCTGCTGATCACCCACTACACGCGGATCCTGCGCTACATCACGCCCGACGTCGTGCACGTCTTCGTCGATGGTCACATGATCGCCCAGGGCGGCCCCGAGCTGGCCGAGGAACTCGAGGCGGAGGGCTACGACAAGTACGTGAAGGCGGCCCGGATCGATGCCTGACACCCTGACCTCCACCGGTGGGCCGGCCCGGTCGGCGGCCGACGGCTACGACATCGAGGCCGTCCGCAAGGACTTCCCGGTGCTGGAGCGTACGGTCGGTGATTACCCACTGGTCTACCTGGACTCGGCGAACACCTCGCAGAAGCCCCGCCAGGTGATCGAGGCGATCACCGACTTCTACGCCCACCACAACGCCAACGTCGCCCGCGCCATGCATCTGCTCGGCGCGGAGGCCACCGCGGCGTACGAAGGCGCCCGCGCGAAGATCGCCGGATTCATCGGCGCCGCCGACTCGCGCGAGGTGATCTACACCAAGAACGCCTCCGAGGCGCTCAACCTCGCCGCGAACACCCTCGGCTCCCGGCTGGGTCCCGGCGACGAGGTCGTCGTCTCGGTGATGGAGCACCACTCGAACCTCGTCCCCTGGCAGCTGGTCTGCCAGCGCACCGGGGCGACGCTGCGCTGGTTCGACGTGACCGAGGAGGGACGGCTCGACCTGGCGAAGGCCGAGGCGGAGGGTCTGGTCAACGAGCACACCAAGGTGGTGGCGATCACCCGCCAGTCGAACGTGCTGGGCACCATCAACCCGGTCACCACCGTCGCCCGGATGGCGCACGCCGTCGGCGCCGTGCTGGTGATCGACGCGTCCCAGTCGGTGCCGCAGCTGACGACCGACGTGCAGGCCTGGGAGGCCGACCTGGTCGCCTTCACCGGCCACAAGATGCTCGGCCCGACCGGGCTCGGCGTGCTGTGGGGCCGTTACGACCTGTTGGAGCAGCTGCCGCCGTTCCTCGGCGGCGGGGAGATGATCGAGGTCGTCCGGATGGAGGG encodes:
- the sufD gene encoding Fe-S cluster assembly protein SufD encodes the protein MSVDTASTEGTTAAEPATRPSTDGAAAPRVPSLPKIASHLHATPSWDVADFPVPKGREEIWRFTPLKRLRGLLEAEATGDRLQWQTTLPESVTLTRISGEQARALGGRAPMDRLAVLAAANADGAVRVDIPAETEVTTPVILTLTGTGAETVVHEHLVITVGHHATATIVLEHRGSATYDAYVSVLVGDGATVNLVELQLWDDDAVHTGQTSVRVGRDASVTAVTATLGGDLVRLTQTTDYAGVGGELHQYGVYFADAGQHLEHRLLVDHATPKSVSRVDYRGALQGEGAHTVWIGDVLIRKTAEGIDTYETDRNLVLTDGCRADAVPNLEIETGEIGGAGHSATTGRFDDEQLFYLQSRGIPEAEARRLVVFGFFTEIITKIGVPDIEQRLLAAVTEELSATVGAPAPAAPVQA
- the sufC gene encoding Fe-S cluster assembly ATPase SufC, whose product is MATLEIHDLHVQVETDNGPKPILKGVDLTIRSGQTHAIMGPNGSGKSTLAYTLAGHPKYTVTGGTVTLDGADILAMSTDERARAGLFLAMQYPVEVPGVSVANFLRTAKTAVDGQAPKIRTWTKQVTGALARMDLDASFAQRSVNEGFSGGEKKRHEIAQLELLNPKVAILDETDSGLDIDALRVVSEGVNRFIAQGDRGVLLITHYTRILRYITPDVVHVFVDGHMIAQGGPELAEELEAEGYDKYVKAARIDA